Part of the Caldanaerobius fijiensis DSM 17918 genome is shown below.
AGAGGCAATTCTGAAGGAATGGAGACGGTCTTGGAAGCAGGATTCACCCTGCTTTTTTTTGTGCCCATTTTTGTGGGGCAAAACTCAAACAAAATTTCAGGAGGTCGGTGTGAGTGGAATTAATAAACGTGGAGTTACTGAAAGAGCACCCGAGAAACAGCGAATTTTTCGACGACATCACGGGTAAGAGATGGGATGAGTTTCTGGAGAGCATCAGGACAAGCGGGATAATCGTACCCTTAGTCATAACGCAGGATTATGTTGTGGTATCCGGCAACCAAAGATTGAGGGCAGCAAAGAAGCTGAACATGAAGGAAGTGCCGTGCGAGATAAGGGAGTATCAGGACAGGGACGGGATGTCGAAAGAGGACCTGATACTGAAGGATTTGATTGAAACGAACCTGAGACAGAGAGGAATAGGGAATCTGAACCCGATGAAGACGGCAAGATGCATTCTGGAGCTGGAGAGGATATATGGAGTAAAGAGAGGTAGACCTAATAATGTAAGTAATGGAACAGAAAAACAGGAAGCAGTTTCCCCTTTTTCTAAAACTCAAACAGAACTTGCTGAAGATATAGGAATAACGGAACGCCGCCTTAAGCAGCTCAAGAAGCTCAACGATTTAATTCCCGAACTCCAGAAACTTGTGGAAGAAGGAAAGTTATCATCAACAGCCGGAGAGCAGCTTGCATACCTCGACGAGGAGACGCAGAGGCAGCTGTTCAACGTGCTGGGAGAAGACCTGAACGACCAAGCAAAGCGCATAAGGCAGGAGGCTGAGAAGAACATGCAGAGGCTTGCAGAGCAGCTCAATCAGATACAGACGGAAAAACGCAGAAAGGAAGCGGAGATTGCAAAGATGAAGGAGGAGCTGAACAGCAAGGAAACACTCATAGGCCAGTACGAAGCGAAAATCAGGATGCTCGAACAGAGAATGAAAGACCTTGAAAGCGGAGAGGCGGTCCCCGAAGCAGCGCAGGCGGAAATGGAAGAGCTTGAAAGAAAGCAGGCAGAGCTTCAGGAAGAGCTTGAAAGAGCACGGAAGGAGGCGGAACACATGCGAAGCTCGATAAAGCAGAAGGAAGAAGCGTTCAAAAGCTTAAAGCTCGAATTCGACGCCCTGAAGTCAAACATAGAGACGCAGCACGGGGCAACACCGCTGAACTTTCTGGATATAAACGACTTCAGCTACAACGTCAGCAGGTTTTTGGAAAAAGTGTCCCCGCTCGTGTACCTCGGCGAGCAGTTTACTCAGCTGAACGACAGCGAACGCAGCAAATGGCTTGAAAAGATAAGCGCGGTCGAAACATGGGTGAACGGCATGAAGGAGGCCCTGAAAGGCGAGAAAAAAGGATTGAACGTGACCTATCAGGAGGTGGCAAAGAATGAGTGAGGTGCGTCCTGCGAATCCGCTGATAAGCCAGGTGATAGAGAAGCAGAACAAAATCAGCAGGTTTGTGGAGAGCTTTGCAAAAGAGTTTCAGGAAGTGAAGGCAGTTCTGTCGGAGCATGAGGAAATCCTCAACAGGCGCGTGTACCTTTCACCTGCTGAGAAGAAGAACGTCAAGAAGCACGTCAAAGCAAAAGTGAAGGAGATTGCAGAGCAGAACG
Proteins encoded:
- a CDS encoding ParB/RepB/Spo0J family partition protein; translation: MELINVELLKEHPRNSEFFDDITGKRWDEFLESIRTSGIIVPLVITQDYVVVSGNQRLRAAKKLNMKEVPCEIREYQDRDGMSKEDLILKDLIETNLRQRGIGNLNPMKTARCILELERIYGVKRGRPNNVSNGTEKQEAVSPFSKTQTELAEDIGITERRLKQLKKLNDLIPELQKLVEEGKLSSTAGEQLAYLDEETQRQLFNVLGEDLNDQAKRIRQEAEKNMQRLAEQLNQIQTEKRRKEAEIAKMKEELNSKETLIGQYEAKIRMLEQRMKDLESGEAVPEAAQAEMEELERKQAELQEELERARKEAEHMRSSIKQKEEAFKSLKLEFDALKSNIETQHGATPLNFLDINDFSYNVSRFLEKVSPLVYLGEQFTQLNDSERSKWLEKISAVETWVNGMKEALKGEKKGLNVTYQEVAKNE
- a CDS encoding ORF6C domain-containing protein, translated to MSEVRPANPLISQVIEKQNKISRFVESFAKEFQEVKAVLSEHEEILNRRVYLSPAEKKNVKKHVKAKVKEIAEQNGWPYKEASRMIFAAVWNSIESAYNVSTYDELPSKYVDDILRMIDDWELPESVKKRVESSLKKNSKEVDENGND